The following are encoded in a window of Roseimaritima ulvae genomic DNA:
- a CDS encoding DUF4912 domain-containing protein — MITTAELKTQTRRDLADLARQHEVTGWHSMRKDELIDALRKIQRRTRRKTSKASKTTKPAATSKAVSSPKASRTTKSPTVKSSRSSQSASAKAGKSTKSRRTASSPRASADKTTVSASKPAKATKSSKPSSKTRSSARSASSSKPQVKSSALTEKKTTRRKTQTSRKPSPEPAKKSKLSPASLRKLREKQMMRERLKDLSVHVLVGGKAAAGDRAADTPAQPNKDRAILMVRDAFWLQAAWEVTRSSVQRAQAALGEHWHTAKPVLRLVSITDASANAAEQKVRDIPIHGGVNNWYIDILGEPTRFRVIVGYVVGRESDDQRFYALCRSNIVESPAPGSCDPIEGHWQDIAEDYERVFSLSGGHNEGTAKDLREVFEQRLKRPMNAPNGQRMGDAADLSLRRERELPFEVDAELIIYGSTTQGSSVSLGGEPVKLSDDGTFTVRMELPDRRQVLPVVATSRDGMRQRTTIISVERNTKVMEPYLREEGDM; from the coding sequence TTGATTACCACTGCAGAGTTAAAGACCCAAACTCGTCGCGATTTGGCCGACCTGGCTCGCCAACACGAAGTCACCGGTTGGCATTCGATGCGAAAGGACGAATTGATCGACGCCCTGCGGAAGATCCAACGACGGACTCGACGCAAAACCAGCAAGGCATCAAAAACCACCAAACCGGCGGCCACCAGCAAGGCGGTCAGCTCACCCAAGGCCAGCCGAACGACCAAGTCCCCGACGGTCAAATCATCGCGTTCCTCCCAGTCAGCATCCGCCAAAGCCGGTAAGAGCACCAAAAGCCGGCGGACCGCATCCAGCCCCCGGGCGTCGGCCGACAAAACCACGGTGTCGGCTTCCAAGCCTGCCAAAGCGACCAAGTCCAGCAAGCCTTCCAGTAAAACCCGATCGTCCGCTCGCTCGGCTTCTAGCAGCAAGCCTCAAGTCAAATCGTCGGCCTTGACCGAGAAGAAGACGACGCGACGTAAGACTCAAACATCGCGAAAACCCTCGCCCGAGCCCGCGAAGAAATCGAAACTTTCTCCTGCTTCCCTGCGCAAGCTGCGTGAGAAGCAGATGATGCGTGAGCGTTTGAAAGATTTGTCGGTGCACGTCTTGGTCGGGGGCAAAGCAGCCGCCGGAGACCGCGCGGCCGACACGCCGGCTCAACCCAACAAAGACCGCGCGATCCTGATGGTCCGCGATGCGTTTTGGTTGCAGGCCGCCTGGGAAGTCACCCGCAGCTCGGTGCAACGCGCCCAAGCCGCTTTGGGCGAACATTGGCATACCGCCAAACCCGTACTGCGTCTGGTCTCAATCACCGATGCCTCGGCCAACGCGGCCGAGCAGAAAGTCCGTGACATCCCGATCCACGGGGGCGTCAACAACTGGTACATCGATATTCTCGGCGAACCGACTCGCTTTCGCGTGATCGTGGGCTATGTCGTCGGGCGTGAAAGCGACGACCAACGCTTCTATGCCCTCTGCCGCAGCAACATCGTCGAATCCCCCGCACCTGGTTCCTGCGACCCCATCGAAGGCCATTGGCAAGACATCGCCGAAGACTACGAACGTGTGTTTTCGCTCAGCGGCGGACATAACGAAGGCACCGCGAAAGATCTTCGCGAAGTCTTTGAACAACGACTGAAACGTCCGATGAACGCCCCCAACGGCCAGCGGATGGGCGATGCCGCGGACCTGTCCCTTCGCCGCGAACGTGAACTGCCCTTCGAAGTCGATGCGGAACTAATCATCTACGGGTCGACCACGCAAGGTTCCTCGGTCTCGCTCGGCGGCGAACCGGTCAAGCTGAGCGACGATGGTACCTTCACCGTCCGCATGGAATTGCCCGACCGACGCCAAGTGCTGCCGGTGGTCGCCACCAGTCGCGACGGGATGCGTCAACGGACCACGATTATCAGTGTGGAACGCAACACCAAAGTCATGGAACCGTACCTCCGGGAAGAGGGCGACATGTAG
- a CDS encoding AtpZ/AtpI family protein, with product MSNRNRGVPPGRLLGLGIELAAVILAGTGIGYLLDVTLLKFDQPWGLIAGCFIGFAVGMANIIRISRSL from the coding sequence GTGTCGAACCGTAACCGAGGCGTTCCGCCGGGCCGCTTGTTGGGGCTGGGGATTGAGCTGGCCGCCGTGATTTTGGCGGGCACCGGTATCGGTTACCTGTTGGATGTGACGCTGTTGAAATTCGACCAGCCCTGGGGCTTGATCGCCGGTTGCTTCATCGGCTTTGCTGTGGGGATGGCGAACATCATTCGGATCAGTCGCAGCCTTTGA
- the atpB gene encoding F0F1 ATP synthase subunit A: MNSAFLSPIVPVFAAAGGEEHSPVDHVLPHRLHGEPLFQFDVPGVSGDVPFLHIYDGHYGFYITNHAMMTLVAAVLVVITFAWVSRRIRPSGGGVAGVQTRGRFAQLLETMCAFVRDEIARPNLHHLTDKYIPYIWTIFFFILFSNLLGLLPVGYVLQLVTGDPHYSHWGGTATSNLALNLVLAFLSFVAIIVIGIRESGAKDFFNHFNPLGWELKMLPIALGLYVLEWMGLIIKCIVLAMRLFGTMMAGHLVIAAFVLLIFAAAKAGAGLGYGVGLAVWLGGTLLTLLELFICCLQAFIFTFLTVLFISAGAVHHGEHDEHHAPDPLSDEGQMDVDKVIEPGRLGPAV, encoded by the coding sequence ATGAATTCAGCGTTCCTGTCCCCAATTGTTCCGGTTTTCGCTGCGGCTGGCGGTGAAGAACATAGCCCGGTCGATCATGTGTTGCCGCATCGGCTGCACGGCGAACCGTTGTTTCAGTTTGATGTTCCGGGTGTTAGCGGAGATGTGCCGTTTTTGCATATCTACGACGGGCACTACGGTTTCTATATTACCAACCACGCGATGATGACCTTGGTCGCCGCGGTGTTGGTGGTGATCACGTTTGCTTGGGTGTCGCGACGCATTCGGCCTTCCGGTGGCGGGGTCGCCGGGGTGCAAACCCGCGGTCGATTCGCTCAGCTGTTAGAAACGATGTGTGCGTTTGTGCGTGACGAGATCGCGCGGCCGAACCTGCATCACCTGACCGACAAATACATTCCGTACATCTGGACGATCTTCTTCTTTATCCTGTTCTCGAATCTGTTGGGACTGTTGCCGGTTGGCTATGTCCTGCAGTTGGTGACCGGGGATCCGCATTATTCACATTGGGGCGGTACGGCGACCAGTAACCTGGCGTTGAATCTGGTGCTGGCCTTCCTGTCGTTTGTGGCGATCATCGTGATCGGGATCCGCGAGTCGGGTGCGAAGGACTTTTTCAATCACTTTAATCCGCTGGGTTGGGAGCTGAAGATGCTGCCAATCGCGTTGGGACTGTATGTTCTGGAGTGGATGGGGTTGATTATTAAGTGCATCGTGTTGGCGATGCGATTGTTTGGCACGATGATGGCGGGTCACTTGGTGATCGCCGCCTTTGTGTTGCTGATCTTTGCGGCCGCCAAGGCGGGTGCGGGATTGGGCTATGGCGTTGGCTTGGCGGTCTGGCTAGGTGGGACCCTGTTGACGCTGTTGGAGTTGTTTATCTGCTGCTTGCAGGCGTTTATCTTTACCTTCTTGACGGTTCTGTTTATCTCGGCCGGGGCGGTTCATCATGGCGAACATGATGAGCATCACGCGCCGGATCCGCTGAGCGACGAGGGTCAGATGGACGTGGATAAAGTGATCGAACCGGGCCGTTTGGGGCCCGCCGTATAA
- the atpE gene encoding ATP synthase F0 subunit C, producing the protein MFEFAMTMITFAADVPDWGRGGVGIGMGLILLGAGLGIGRIGGSAVEAMARQPEASGSISTNMLIAAALIEGVTVIALILAYILPSVV; encoded by the coding sequence ATGTTTGAATTCGCAATGACCATGATCACCTTTGCTGCCGACGTACCCGATTGGGGCCGTGGTGGCGTTGGTATTGGGATGGGACTGATTTTGTTGGGTGCTGGTTTGGGCATCGGCCGAATCGGTGGTTCGGCTGTGGAAGCCATGGCTCGGCAGCCCGAAGCCAGTGGTTCGATCAGCACGAACATGCTGATCGCCGCCGCTCTGATCGAGGGTGTGACCGTGATCGCGTTGATCCTCGCGTACATCCTGCCTAGCGTTGTCTAG
- the atpF gene encoding F0F1 ATP synthase subunit B: protein MPRFSLWILFTLALGFVVALAPASRVIAQDAGETEAQVAVDEPAEENGLAEEGEHSHAAEDHPASPLLNVDVGAAIWNLLIFAAVFFILAVFVWPPILKGLQAREEKIRSDLEGAEQSRVQAETLRAELDKQIGDAQSQVQAMLAEARRDAEVAGQKIVEDAKSEAERQRERAVADIETAKKVALSEMAGQTADIAMTLAKQVVGRELKADDHADLIRQSLDRLPSNN, encoded by the coding sequence ATGCCCCGATTTAGTCTTTGGATTCTATTTACGCTCGCGCTTGGTTTCGTTGTTGCCCTCGCGCCGGCTTCTCGCGTCATCGCACAGGATGCCGGGGAGACGGAAGCTCAGGTGGCGGTAGACGAGCCCGCGGAAGAGAATGGGCTTGCTGAAGAAGGTGAACATTCGCACGCTGCGGAAGATCATCCGGCCAGCCCGTTGTTGAACGTGGATGTGGGAGCGGCGATTTGGAATCTGCTGATCTTTGCGGCGGTGTTCTTCATCCTGGCTGTGTTTGTGTGGCCGCCAATCCTGAAAGGGTTGCAGGCTCGCGAAGAAAAGATCCGCAGTGATTTGGAAGGCGCCGAACAATCGCGTGTGCAAGCCGAAACCTTGCGTGCGGAACTGGACAAACAGATCGGTGACGCGCAAAGTCAAGTGCAAGCGATGTTGGCGGAAGCACGTCGCGATGCCGAAGTCGCGGGTCAGAAGATCGTCGAAGACGCCAAGTCCGAAGCCGAACGGCAGCGGGAACGGGCGGTTGCCGATATCGAAACGGCTAAGAAAGTGGCGTTGTCCGAAATGGCCGGGCAAACCGCTGATATCGCGATGACGCTCGCCAAGCAGGTGGTCGGTCGCGAGCTGAAAGCGGACGATCACGCCGATCTGATTCGTCAGTCGCTCGATCGTTTGCCCAGCAACAATTGA
- the atpH gene encoding ATP synthase F1 subunit delta gives MGEFESMEESIKHDTVLDTGAEQLGATYASALLGAAQQAGAVDEVLTQLSQLVTETLREHRQLAAVFASPRVNVEEKQRVIDRLFADSLNPVLLRFLKVTAIRGRLAYLPSVLRAAEAQHDEILGRIVAEVRSAVALTDELRGQIRDRLSETFAKQVRLQERVDPSVIGGVVIRVGDTVFDSSVAGRLESMSRRASNGFARHLLEQFDKFASAT, from the coding sequence GTGGGCGAATTCGAATCGATGGAAGAGTCGATCAAACACGATACGGTCCTCGACACCGGTGCTGAGCAACTGGGCGCAACCTATGCGTCGGCGTTGTTGGGTGCCGCTCAGCAGGCCGGCGCGGTGGACGAAGTGTTGACACAGCTATCGCAGTTGGTCACCGAGACGCTTCGTGAGCATCGGCAGTTGGCGGCCGTGTTCGCATCGCCACGGGTCAACGTCGAAGAAAAGCAACGGGTGATCGATCGCTTGTTCGCCGATTCGTTGAACCCGGTGCTGCTGCGATTTTTAAAGGTTACCGCAATCCGCGGGCGGTTAGCTTATCTGCCCTCGGTGTTGCGTGCGGCCGAAGCCCAGCACGATGAGATCCTGGGGCGGATCGTGGCCGAGGTGCGTTCAGCGGTGGCTTTGACCGACGAGCTGCGTGGGCAGATCCGCGATCGGCTGAGCGAGACGTTTGCCAAACAGGTACGCCTGCAGGAACGGGTCGATCCTTCGGTGATCGGGGGCGTCGTGATCCGCGTCGGCGATACCGTGTTCGATTCCAGCGTGGCCGGCCGCTTGGAATCGATGTCGCGGCGTGCCAGCAATGGTTTTGCCCGTCATTTGTTGGAACAATTTGATAAGTTTGCCAGTGCAACCTAG
- the atpA gene encoding F0F1 ATP synthase subunit alpha, which yields MKFNSDEIASVLQQEIEQFENKIDVREVGTVLEVGDGIARVYGLSGVMAGEMVQFPNEAIGLAFNLEENSVGVIILGDYLTIQEGDEVRALGTLLSVPAGDAVIGRVLDPLGNPLDGKGPVQTDIRRPVEVIAAGVAERQPVTEPLQTGVKAIDAMTPIGRGQRELIIGDRKTGKTAVAIDAILNQKDTGVKCFYVAIGQKDSSVAGIIDALNKYGAMDYTTVIVAGASAPAPLQYVAPYAGTAMAEEFMFNGQHALIVYDDLSKQATAYRQMSLLMRRPPGREAFPGDVFYCHSRLLERSSKLSDELGGGSLTSLPIIETLEGEVSAYIPTNVISITDGQIYLQPDLFFSGVRPAMNAGISVSRVGGAAQIKAMKKVAGGLRLDLAAFRALEAFAQLGTDLDADTQKQLDRGYRMVELLKQPQYQPLNVTEQVLVLYAGTNGYVDDVPVKAVQQWETDFLQFARDKHADLLTELKDKGELTDDIVSKLKAMIGDFKKNYKPVVE from the coding sequence ATGAAGTTTAACTCCGATGAAATCGCTTCGGTCCTGCAGCAAGAGATCGAACAGTTTGAAAATAAGATCGACGTCCGTGAGGTCGGTACGGTGCTGGAAGTGGGCGACGGGATCGCTCGCGTGTACGGTTTGTCGGGCGTGATGGCCGGGGAAATGGTGCAATTTCCCAATGAGGCGATCGGCCTGGCGTTTAACCTGGAAGAAAACAGCGTGGGGGTCATCATTCTAGGTGACTACCTGACGATCCAGGAAGGCGATGAGGTTCGCGCTTTGGGAACGCTGTTGAGCGTCCCGGCCGGCGACGCCGTGATCGGCCGCGTGCTCGATCCGCTGGGCAATCCGCTGGACGGCAAAGGCCCCGTGCAAACGGACATCCGCCGCCCGGTGGAAGTCATCGCCGCGGGCGTCGCCGAACGCCAACCGGTGACCGAACCGCTGCAGACCGGTGTCAAAGCCATCGACGCCATGACGCCGATCGGACGCGGCCAACGTGAATTGATCATCGGTGACCGTAAGACCGGTAAAACCGCCGTCGCCATCGACGCGATTTTGAATCAGAAAGACACCGGCGTTAAATGTTTCTACGTGGCCATCGGCCAGAAGGACAGCTCGGTCGCCGGCATCATCGACGCCCTGAACAAATACGGCGCGATGGACTACACCACCGTGATCGTGGCCGGGGCCAGTGCACCAGCTCCGCTGCAGTACGTGGCTCCCTACGCCGGTACGGCGATGGCCGAAGAGTTCATGTTCAACGGCCAGCACGCCCTGATCGTCTACGATGACTTGTCCAAACAAGCCACCGCGTACCGTCAGATGAGTTTGTTGATGCGTCGTCCACCGGGACGTGAAGCCTTCCCCGGAGACGTGTTCTACTGTCACAGCCGGTTGCTCGAACGGTCGTCGAAGTTGTCGGACGAACTGGGCGGCGGCTCGCTGACCAGTCTGCCGATCATCGAAACGCTCGAAGGCGAAGTCTCCGCTTATATTCCCACCAACGTGATCTCCATCACCGACGGCCAGATCTACCTGCAACCCGACTTGTTCTTCTCCGGCGTGCGTCCGGCTATGAACGCGGGTATTTCGGTGTCCCGCGTCGGTGGAGCGGCTCAGATCAAAGCTATGAAGAAGGTCGCCGGTGGTTTGCGACTGGACCTGGCGGCGTTCCGTGCCCTGGAAGCCTTTGCTCAGCTGGGAACGGACCTGGATGCCGACACCCAGAAGCAACTCGACCGCGGCTACCGGATGGTGGAGCTGCTCAAGCAGCCGCAGTACCAACCGTTGAACGTGACCGAGCAGGTGTTGGTGTTGTACGCCGGTACCAACGGTTACGTCGACGACGTGCCGGTTAAAGCGGTCCAGCAGTGGGAAACCGACTTCTTGCAGTTCGCCCGGGACAAGCATGCCGACCTGCTGACCGAATTGAAGGACAAAGGCGAGCTGACCGACGACATCGTCAGCAAGCTGAAAGCGATGATCGGGGATTTCAAAAAGAACTACAAACCGGTTGTTGAATAA
- a CDS encoding DUF4870 domain-containing protein, with the protein MSQTPYQPPHDLGPDSGLPGMPTDDEKNMAMLAHLSGLLGIAIGGVLGFLGPLLLWILRKEDSAYIEQEAKEALNFQLTLLIVYCVTVVVGMITCFGIVFVFVPVVMQLVFGIIATITASKGIPYRYPFNIRLIS; encoded by the coding sequence GTGAGCCAGACACCCTACCAGCCGCCGCACGATCTCGGGCCGGACTCCGGTCTGCCGGGGATGCCCACCGACGACGAAAAAAATATGGCCATGTTGGCCCATTTGAGCGGGTTGTTGGGAATTGCGATCGGCGGGGTGTTAGGGTTTCTGGGGCCGCTGTTACTGTGGATTTTAAGAAAAGAAGACTCGGCTTACATCGAACAGGAAGCGAAAGAGGCGCTTAACTTTCAGCTCACATTGCTGATCGTATACTGCGTGACCGTGGTGGTTGGAATGATCACCTGTTTTGGGATTGTGTTTGTATTCGTCCCCGTGGTTATGCAGCTGGTGTTTGGGATCATCGCCACGATTACCGCCAGCAAAGGCATCCCCTATCGCTATCCGTTTAACATTCGACTGATTTCGTAA
- the atpG gene encoding ATP synthase F1 subunit gamma, translated as MANARALDKRRKSIRNIRKITRTMELIATARYKKAMDRAAAATAYTRQITQIVSRLAQAGLSVEHPLLEAREKTENVKVLMLSSNRGLCGGYNGGVLRTAIERLNQLESEVDGVSLEVSGKRGISGMKFRGRTVDEQYLQFDDQPKYDEVSQIADRFLALYISGKIDRLDVVYTKFISTSKQMPVVETLLPLGSLGDDEPEAEAGGVTGDYEFLPSAESILEEVVPTSFKVRLFKCFLDAAVSEQVARMVAMKSATESAGDMIKQLSMTYNRARQSQITGEIMEIIGGVEAMAN; from the coding sequence ATGGCCAACGCTCGCGCACTCGACAAACGCCGCAAATCGATCCGCAACATCCGCAAAATCACGCGGACGATGGAGCTGATCGCGACGGCTCGCTACAAAAAAGCCATGGATCGGGCCGCCGCCGCGACGGCCTATACGCGGCAGATCACACAGATCGTGTCTCGCTTGGCGCAGGCTGGTCTGAGCGTCGAACATCCGCTCTTGGAAGCTCGCGAGAAGACCGAAAACGTCAAAGTCCTGATGCTGTCGAGCAACCGCGGGCTGTGCGGCGGCTACAACGGCGGCGTGCTGCGTACGGCCATCGAGCGACTGAACCAACTGGAAAGCGAAGTCGATGGAGTGTCGCTGGAAGTCAGCGGCAAACGTGGGATCTCGGGAATGAAATTCCGCGGTCGCACGGTCGATGAACAGTACCTGCAGTTTGACGATCAACCCAAGTACGACGAAGTCTCGCAGATCGCCGACCGCTTCCTGGCCCTATATATCTCCGGCAAAATCGATCGGCTGGACGTCGTGTACACCAAATTTATCAGCACCAGCAAACAAATGCCGGTCGTGGAAACCCTGCTGCCGCTCGGTTCGCTCGGCGATGATGAACCGGAAGCCGAAGCCGGTGGCGTGACGGGCGATTACGAATTCCTGCCCTCGGCCGAAAGCATCTTGGAAGAAGTCGTCCCCACCAGCTTCAAGGTGCGACTGTTCAAGTGCTTCTTGGACGCCGCGGTCAGCGAGCAGGTCGCGCGGATGGTGGCCATGAAGAGTGCCACCGAAAGCGCCGGCGACATGATCAAACAACTGTCCATGACCTACAACCGTGCCCGTCAATCGCAGATCACCGGCGAGATCATGGAGATCATCGGCGGCGTGGAAGCGATGGCGAATTAG
- the atpD gene encoding F0F1 ATP synthase subunit beta, with translation MSTDTAQNVGRVTQVIGSTFDAEYPEGQLPEIYNAVTVKSEHKGVSLEMTGEVQQHLGGNRVRCIALGSTDGMMRGMDVVDTGKPLTVPVGKATLGRVFNVLGQPIDKRGEVAADDYWPIHRDAPPVSELSTNTEVFETGIKVVDLLTPFVRGGKAGLFGGAGLGKTVILTELIARIASSHGGYSVFAGVGERTREGTDLWLEMQDTAIGDTGRKVIEQTCMVFGQMNEPPGSRLRVALSALTMAEFFRDTTGADTLLFVDNIFRFSQAGSEVSALLGRMPSAVGYQPTLATEMGALQERITSTNQGAITSVQAVYVPADDPTDPAPATAFSQLDAFIYLERSISEKGIYPAIDPLASNSRILDPQYVGDHHYSVARRVQTILQRYRELQDIIAILGVDELAEEDKLIVHRARRLERFMSQPFLVAEVFTGKAGEITPMADTIRSFEEICDGKWDHLPERAFMYVGAIEQAEEQAKKMAQEGK, from the coding sequence ATGTCTACTGATACCGCACAGAATGTCGGCCGCGTCACGCAGGTGATTGGCTCGACGTTCGACGCCGAATACCCTGAAGGCCAACTGCCGGAAATTTACAACGCCGTGACGGTCAAATCCGAGCACAAGGGCGTGTCGCTGGAAATGACCGGCGAAGTTCAACAGCACTTGGGCGGCAACCGTGTGCGTTGCATCGCGTTGGGCAGTACGGACGGCATGATGCGTGGGATGGACGTGGTCGATACGGGCAAACCGTTGACCGTGCCAGTGGGCAAAGCCACCCTGGGTCGCGTGTTCAACGTGCTGGGTCAGCCGATCGATAAACGCGGCGAAGTCGCGGCCGATGACTACTGGCCGATCCACCGCGACGCTCCGCCGGTTTCCGAACTGTCGACCAACACCGAAGTCTTCGAAACGGGCATCAAGGTGGTCGACCTGCTGACCCCGTTTGTGCGTGGTGGTAAAGCCGGTTTGTTTGGTGGTGCAGGGCTGGGCAAGACGGTCATTCTGACCGAATTGATCGCTCGTATCGCCAGCAGCCACGGTGGTTACAGTGTGTTCGCCGGGGTGGGAGAGCGAACCCGTGAAGGTACCGACCTGTGGTTGGAAATGCAGGACACGGCGATCGGGGATACCGGCCGCAAAGTTATCGAACAAACCTGCATGGTATTTGGTCAGATGAACGAGCCGCCGGGGTCGCGTCTTCGCGTCGCCCTCTCGGCCCTGACCATGGCCGAGTTCTTCCGGGATACGACTGGAGCCGACACGCTGTTGTTCGTCGACAACATTTTCCGCTTCTCGCAGGCCGGTTCGGAAGTGTCGGCGTTGTTGGGCCGGATGCCATCGGCCGTGGGGTACCAGCCCACGCTGGCCACCGAGATGGGAGCCCTGCAGGAACGGATCACCTCGACCAATCAAGGCGCGATCACCTCGGTGCAAGCCGTGTACGTGCCGGCCGACGACCCCACCGACCCCGCACCGGCCACGGCCTTTAGCCAGTTGGACGCGTTTATCTATCTGGAACGATCGATTTCGGAAAAAGGGATTTACCCGGCCATCGACCCGCTGGCGTCCAACAGCCGTATCCTCGACCCGCAGTATGTCGGCGATCACCATTACAGTGTGGCCCGTCGCGTCCAGACGATCCTGCAACGTTACCGCGAACTGCAGGACATCATCGCGATTTTGGGTGTCGACGAACTGGCCGAAGAAGACAAGTTGATCGTGCATCGCGCCCGTCGCCTGGAACGCTTCATGTCGCAGCCCTTCCTGGTTGCCGAAGTATTCACGGGCAAAGCCGGTGAAATCACGCCCATGGCCGATACCATTCGCAGCTTCGAAGAAATCTGCGACGGCAAATGGGACCATCTGCCCGAACGTGCGTTCATGTATGTGGGTGCGATCGAGCAGGCCGAAGAGCAAGCCAAGAAGATGGCCCAGGAGGGCAAATAA
- the atpC gene encoding ATP synthase F1 subunit epsilon, with translation MAIRCLVVTPERTEVDRDVDFITLPMFDGELGIDEGRAAMIGRLGYGRVKLKSGGETTEYFVDGGFAQVENNVVSILTGRALPADELDKAEAQKALDEALEMPGGNVDMLALRDAAVLRARGMLRAAK, from the coding sequence ATGGCGATTCGCTGCTTAGTGGTGACCCCCGAACGCACCGAAGTCGATCGGGATGTGGACTTTATCACGCTGCCCATGTTCGACGGTGAATTGGGCATCGACGAAGGCCGCGCGGCCATGATCGGACGCTTGGGGTACGGCCGGGTCAAACTGAAAAGCGGCGGAGAGACCACGGAATACTTTGTCGATGGCGGGTTCGCTCAAGTCGAAAACAATGTGGTTTCGATTTTGACCGGACGAGCCCTGCCGGCCGACGAGCTGGACAAGGCCGAAGCTCAAAAAGCGTTAGACGAGGCCTTGGAAATGCCCGGCGGGAACGTCGACATGTTGGCCCTGCGGGACGCCGCCGTGCTGCGAGCCCGCGGCATGCTACGAGCCGCCAAATAA
- a CDS encoding riboflavin synthase: protein MFTGLVETLGQVVETIDQDPGRRLRIDCGPVAEGLALGDSVAINGCCLTVVACQDTVADFEAGSETLSRTNLGQLASGSAVNLERALAVGDRLGGHYVTGHVDALGTLDRREEEPPWAKLWFNVPQPLTRQMAAKGSITVDGVSLTLVDVLATRFSVALIPHTLTVTTLGRLESGSPVNIETDVLAKYVGRFLETQDGWPSDKPPLT, encoded by the coding sequence ATGTTTACCGGACTGGTCGAAACGTTGGGACAGGTCGTGGAGACCATCGACCAGGATCCTGGCCGACGGTTGCGGATCGATTGTGGCCCCGTAGCGGAGGGACTGGCGCTCGGTGACAGCGTGGCCATCAATGGTTGTTGTCTGACCGTGGTGGCTTGTCAGGACACGGTGGCGGATTTTGAAGCCGGCAGCGAAACGCTGTCGCGGACCAATCTGGGGCAACTGGCGTCCGGTTCGGCGGTCAATCTGGAACGGGCCCTGGCGGTGGGCGACCGCTTGGGAGGACACTATGTGACCGGGCACGTCGACGCTTTGGGAACCCTGGATCGGCGAGAAGAGGAGCCGCCCTGGGCCAAATTGTGGTTTAATGTCCCTCAGCCACTGACGCGTCAGATGGCCGCCAAGGGCAGCATCACGGTCGATGGGGTCAGCTTGACCCTGGTCGATGTGTTGGCAACCCGCTTTAGCGTGGCATTGATTCCGCATACGCTAACGGTCACGACGCTGGGGCGTCTGGAATCGGGATCGCCTGTCAATATCGAGACCGACGTGCTGGCCAAGTACGTTGGACGCTTTTTGGAAACACAAGACGGATGGCCGAGCGACAAACCGCCACTTACTTGA
- the rsmA gene encoding 16S rRNA (adenine(1518)-N(6)/adenine(1519)-N(6))-dimethyltransferase RsmA gives MAERQTATYLNERFIAAGLRPLTRFGQNFLIDLNLLDLIARSAEMQKTDVVLEVGTGMGSLTTRLAEAAGAIVTVEIDDNLAELSQAELEQYPHVLQLHCDALKNKHTLAPELMDNVRKALQSLGESARFMLVANLPYNIATPLISNLLAGDPPPDRMVVTIQKEMADRLVAAPGSKDYGALSVWVQSQCAVEIVRVMPPQVFWPRPKIDSAIVRIDLQPERRAAIADLKFFHETVRALFFHRRKLLRSVTCSAFKGRLSKPEVDQTLQAAGYSGTERTEQLTVDQIIELCEHLRQAVS, from the coding sequence ATGGCCGAGCGACAAACCGCCACTTACTTGAACGAACGCTTCATCGCCGCCGGCCTTCGCCCGCTGACGCGCTTCGGGCAAAACTTTCTAATCGACCTGAACCTGCTGGACTTGATTGCCCGTTCGGCGGAAATGCAAAAGACCGACGTGGTCTTGGAAGTCGGCACCGGCATGGGCTCGCTGACCACGCGGCTGGCCGAAGCCGCCGGCGCGATCGTGACGGTCGAGATCGATGACAACCTGGCCGAACTTTCGCAGGCGGAACTGGAGCAGTATCCGCACGTGTTGCAATTGCATTGTGACGCTCTGAAAAACAAGCATACGTTGGCGCCGGAGTTGATGGACAACGTCCGCAAGGCCCTGCAATCGCTGGGCGAGTCGGCGAGATTTATGTTGGTCGCCAACCTGCCCTACAACATCGCCACGCCGCTGATCAGCAATTTGTTGGCCGGCGATCCGCCACCGGACCGGATGGTGGTGACGATCCAAAAAGAAATGGCCGATCGGCTGGTCGCCGCGCCGGGATCCAAGGACTACGGCGCGCTGAGCGTCTGGGTGCAGTCGCAGTGCGCGGTCGAAATCGTGCGAGTGATGCCGCCGCAGGTGTTCTGGCCGCGGCCCAAAATCGACTCGGCCATCGTGCGGATCGATCTGCAACCCGAACGTCGCGCCGCGATTGCGGACCTCAAGTTTTTCCATGAAACCGTGCGGGCACTGTTTTTCCATCGCCGTAAATTATTACGTAGCGTGACCTGCAGCGCGTTTAAGGGCCGGTTGAGCAAACCGGAAGTCGATCAAACCCTGCAGGCGGCCGGCTACAGCGGCACCGAGCGGACCGAGCAATTAACGGTCGATCAGATCATCGAACTGTGCGAGCATCTGCGACAAGCGGTCTCGTAG